The sequence TGGCGATGCCCTTTGTTCCACTGATCAAATGGATACGCGAATAGGGGCGTGGTGTGGTAACATCATGCTGTAGCATGATGGTCTTACCCTTTTGTGTATGGATCAGCGTGGTATTCATGTTGCCACGGAACGGCTTTCCTGTAAACTGGTTATAGAAAGGATCGGCGGCTGCTTTTTCCTTTGCCATAGCGCTCATCATAAAATCGCCGGAAGACATAGCCACCAAATGGCTCATTTGATCACCCCTGTTAATATTAAGACACTGGGCAACCGGGCCAAGTCCATGTGTGGGATACAGGTTACCATTACGGAAATTTTCTTTCAGCCGCCACATATCGGCATAGCCTGTTTTACTAAAATTCAGGTCGCGCAGATCATGAATATACGCGCCTTCCGCATGTACCAGTTCACCCAACAGGCCATTGCGCACCATATTCAATGTGAGCATTTCAAAGAAATCATAACAGCAGTTTTCGAGCATCATACAGTGCCGCCGTGTTTTTTCAGAAGTTTCAACCAGTTGCCAGCATTCATCGAGTGTTACCGCGATAGGCACTTCACAGGCGACATGTTTTCCATGTTGCATGGCGTATAATGCCATGGGGGTATGCAACTTCCACGGGGTACAGATATACACCAGGTCAAGCTCCTCTGTATTGATCATGGTTTTCCATCCGTTCTCTCCCGAATATTCTTTTGCTTTTGGTAATCCCTGTTTCTCCAGGATGGCCTGTGCTTTTGTTGCCCTTTGCGGATCCTTATCGCATAATGCTTTAATTTCCACGCCCTCTATATGCGACATGCGCTGCACGGCACCGGGCCCACGCATACCTAAACCAATAAAGCCGATACGCACTTTGTCTATTTTAGGTGCGGCGTATCCACACATGTTAAACTGCGGTGGCCGTCCGGCCCATTCATAAACCCGTGACAAACTTTCCTCGTTGCTTTTTGCAGCAACCCGGGAAGGCAGGCCTATGGCCATTGCGCCGGTACCAAGGGAAATATTGCGGAGAAAATTTCTTCTGTTCGTGCTCATAGATCGTTAGTTAAAATTGGATGAGATAATACCACAAATCATGATCAATAATAGCGAGAATTATTGACCTTTTTTTACGCAATCGGGTGCGCATATTTTGTGGTGCCGGATAATCTGGCTGCTAAAAATCACGCAAACGATTGAATGGCTTCCGCACCTGGCAATCTAAAAGTTTATAATAACTTGTTTTAATTTTTGTATCCTTGCAAACAGGAGCGCTGCCAGCACATGCCTGCTTTGAATATGACTAGCTTATGGGAAAAGATACGCCAGGAGGATACTTCTGCCATGGTCTCCCTATATGAGCAAACGTATGCGGACCTGTTAAGTTACGGCGTACAACTGAGCAACAGCAACGAAGTTGCCAAGGATGCTATTAATGATGTATTTGTTGATATATGGGACAACCGCTCCAAACTAAAACCGGTTGAACATGTAAGGGCTTATTTGTTTGCCTGTATCCGTCGAAAAATTTTTCAATCAATAGCTTCTCACCGGAAAATAAGCAACCTACCCGAGGATATGCAACTTTTCAATGACCAGGGCGACTTGTCTTATGAGGATATATTAGTAGCCATGCAGCGATCGGATGAGATACGCTATAAGGTACAAAAGGCCCTGGAAAAGCTGACCGGCAGGCAAAGAGAACTGATCCAAATGAAATACTTCAAAGGCATGGATTACCAGCAGATTGAAAGCGAGACGGGTATCAGCATGAAAACAGTGTATAATACCATCTATAACGCCATGAAAATACTGGCCGATGAATTGAGGGACATACTTTTTGTATTAATCTTTCTCTTCCTTTCCTAAGCTAATAATTTCCCGAAACAAAACAGCGCCGTATACTTTCCCGTCAC comes from Paraflavitalea devenefica and encodes:
- a CDS encoding Gfo/Idh/MocA family protein; translation: MSTNRRNFLRNISLGTGAMAIGLPSRVAAKSNEESLSRVYEWAGRPPQFNMCGYAAPKIDKVRIGFIGLGMRGPGAVQRMSHIEGVEIKALCDKDPQRATKAQAILEKQGLPKAKEYSGENGWKTMINTEELDLVYICTPWKLHTPMALYAMQHGKHVACEVPIAVTLDECWQLVETSEKTRRHCMMLENCCYDFFEMLTLNMVRNGLLGELVHAEGAYIHDLRDLNFSKTGYADMWRLKENFRNGNLYPTHGLGPVAQCLNINRGDQMSHLVAMSSGDFMMSAMAKEKAAADPFYNQFTGKPFRGNMNTTLIHTQKGKTIMLQHDVTTPRPYSRIHLISGTKGIASKYPSPERIAFGHGWIKNEELKELYDKYTPPIIRHVGEIAKKIGGHGGMDFIMDWRLIDCLRNGLPLDQDVYDGALWSSIAPLSEQSVANRSRTVDVPDFTRSAWKNNKPVNLTLENGGNTGIRKAATQSEPQ
- a CDS encoding RNA polymerase sigma factor; protein product: MTSLWEKIRQEDTSAMVSLYEQTYADLLSYGVQLSNSNEVAKDAINDVFVDIWDNRSKLKPVEHVRAYLFACIRRKIFQSIASHRKISNLPEDMQLFNDQGDLSYEDILVAMQRSDEIRYKVQKALEKLTGRQRELIQMKYFKGMDYQQIESETGISMKTVYNTIYNAMKILADELRDILFVLIFLFLS